The DNA window atatatcaaaataattttaaaatatataaaaaaataattttaaataaaaaaattaaatcttgaatAACAACCGCACGAAAAAGACAACATAAAACCAACCACCTATGTGTGGATTTCTTAAATGATCGAGCTGCTAATTTACCTAAAGGGCCCTGCTCAACCCCCCACCTTCCATGGATCACCAAGAGCACGTTTTATGACACGTGCCTTTGAATGGGTCACCAAATCTCAACCATTAAACAAGTCAcaattttaaatacaattttgaTCACTTTAATAAGCCATTCCCTTTTTAGGAGAGTAAATAATCCATAAAACCGAATTATTTCAcgagataaatttatatattaatcttaaatatgaaataaaaaaatggaacaaaatttctttttaaaattttcatcttttttccccttcaagGATCAACATTCTGGCCCTATTGCGTTCCCAATTTAAAATGGTTTTCGCTTTGAAATTCACCATTCGTTgctcaaagataaaaaatttactattcAAATAGCCAATTTTTAGCCTCTGTTTTCCTCTTAATAAATTACTAGTAGAGATAAAACAAAAGTAGTAAATCGaaacacaaaatagaaaaagaataaaagccCAGAACAagataatgtttgtttttatagcccaacctaattattattttttttaaaaagtatcaaattaatattttttaaaaatatttttaattggttttgatgtattaatatgaaaaattaaaaaaaagtattttaattaaaaaagtatttttataaaaatatactgcatatttttatatttctaaccATATGCTGTGCTCGTTGCTTTAGGGATTCTACAAAAAAGATTAATACCTATCAATGGAATCAAGGGAAGCTTCTTTGCTTTGCAAAGCATTCCCAGATTGTCCAGCTGCTTCCGGCAGAAACTTCCTATCTAGCTACAGCCAGAGCGCTAATTCATTCAACTGCTAAGaagcatataataaaaatgttcCCGAACTCCTCTCTCGCTGGTCGAGCTGCTACGTTTCTTGTCAGTCCCTATTCTTTCTGGCTCAGGAACTTCTATTTTGAATCTGAGTTTCTTCATGTAAGCTATTCCATGCGATATCTTTAACAAAGACATAAGGATTTGATAATTGATAGAgctgttgaaattttttttcctcgtaGGATGCGATATCTTCACTCGTCTCCCTCTGGTCGAGTTGCTACGCTACTTAGCAATCAGTATCCACCTGACTCCATTCATTCTAGCTCAGCAACttctattttgaattgaatttttttcttttcccattcCATGCAAGCTATTCCATGTGATGTCTTTAACAAAGGTACAGGGATTTGATAATCGATAGAGCTAATGAATCTTTTCTTCCCTtgtaggaaaaagaaagaaagaaaaaagaatttctattttttttttaattcaattatggAATTCTAACCATTGAAATAATACATCTTATCCAAAGTTCATGAAACGATGTTGATTCGTTCCAAACATGTTCCATAGTCACGAATTGGCACCCCCATAGAAATGATGCAAAAGCACACATGAAGTCAATATTAGTTGGATCTGGTATGCCAACAACTCTAGGTCAATTGAACACAAACACATTCAGGAACTTTTGGGCACACAACCGCTAAAGTGAAGGTTTCAAGTCTCCAAGCCGGCAAGGAGAGAACCGATTGGGTTGGTGTTCAGTCTACAAGGTGAGATTGAATATCAGGGGGGACGTTAACTAGGAATAACTTCATCCCTGAACAAAAACAGAATTGAGAAGGCGACACTCCCTCCCGCATCTCTAGTTAAGgaacatataattttatgtgCAGTGAGAGTAATATATTCATACTTTGGAAAGAAATAACAGACCCGATTGAATTTCACACACAGTCGTTATGGTAACTACACAGTAAACCTCAGCTTCTTCAGCTTTCAAGCACAGCACAGGAAAAAAGCCCTGATGATACGCATCCTCCATGAGACCAATTAAGCATCAATGTCCTATCACAAACGACTCGAAGAAtatctgggaaaaaaaaacctaagcttTATAATATCAAAGAAAGCAGCATGCTATCAAAGTCTCCCTGGCTACACTGAAAAATGGGACAGGAAGTTGGGTTAAACATAATGAGTGAAATAGTGCAAAGCATTTTCATGTATTACTGACATTATATCATACAACATCCTTGTACAAACCAGTATGAAAGCACAACGTACTTCACACTTGACAATACTACTGAGGGAACATCTCATACCAAAACTATACATTCGAATAGCAAGCTTCACCATAACCATCTATCTTACAAACTGTTCCCCATTGCTCCCTGGGAATGGGTCAGCAACAGTATCAGACACTCTCAAGTTACAAAGCAAAGCATCACGCCCActtaaaactattttgaaaaagccATCTACTACCTTAGTAAGAAAATCTAGCCCTTGGGAAAGTTTTTCTGCTCTCCTCCCCAAatctgaaaaagaattactgaaTGCTTCAGCTTCAATAGGCCTCGTACCATCTTGGATCATGGGATATAAATTCTTCACAGCAGTATCAACTTCATCTAATTCTTTCAAGGCAGTAAATTTCCTTTGAGAAAATATATCTCTAATTCCTCCATTTACATTAGTTTGCAAATCAGAAAAAGCTTGCACCCACATTGTTGTGTTGGCAACATCCAAATCTAACAGATTCTTTGAATTACCTGAAAACACAGTAGCTAAGACACTACATACAAACACTGTATGTATCTTAACTCCATACATAGCTTGCATCAACACCTTTCCTTTGGCTGAGTTCTTAACCTTTGGCAGACTCAGTGAATCCACAAGACCATCCAGGATGGATTTACAGTTTTCCAGTCTAGGGTTCTTTGAGCCAATGTGCTGTCTCCAGCTATCTATAGAAGAACGTGCCCGCACAAGCTTCTCTGAAGTGTTGGACTCCAAATTATGCAGGGCACATTGAAGCATGAGATGACCTTGGTTCAGGCGCAAGAGCTCAGAACTAAAAGCAACACAAATATCAAGCAATTTCACACTGATGTCCAAGTACACATCTATCCACTTCTCATCCCAGTCAGTCACAGGGAGATCAAGTTCGGTGGTGAGGGTTTTTATGTCAGTATGAGTCTCACAGAGTGACTCCATTGCCAATTTCATCCATGCCAAGCTAAGAACATCATACTTGTCTTTAGGATTAAGTTTCCGCAACCTTGCTGCCAAAGCATCCTCAAAAGCATTTAATAGAGAAAGAAGTCTTGGGGACAGTTGAGAACCCTTTGAAGATAGCATCCTGAAAGGATTTCCGAATGGGAAGAAAGGGCGGTGTGGCTCTTGTGGTCGActcatttcaacaatttactTCAAGAAGTttggaaaaatcaaaatcattattcttATTGCacacaacaacaaaagaaaattaaacatcaCCAGAATAACAaactgaaaacacaaaaatcagcCAAAACCACGCCAAACACAAGACATAGATCAATAGAAAGCAATTAGAAACCACACTCAACAAGACAAATGGCAAAACTCATCATCACAGGAGcttcttaaaaaaatgaaacaactcAACAAGAGAGCAGGAGGCTGAACCAAATATCTAACAACGGTCTTTCTTTTTACCTCCGGGTCCTTCCTCAGAGAAAATGATGTAAAACTCTAACCAGagacccataaaaaaaaattcaatgccCATTGACCTAAAAAACCTACATGGCATAcagatcttaaaaaaaaatggctagataaaataaaaactacacaaaaaaaagttatgcaTATCCTTATTGGCCACTCTTCATCTTTTCAAAATCAGTAACATCACATCGACAAAAAAAAGGCGCTAAATAAGTGCTTATTCTCTCTTTATCTCATTCAAAAAATAGTTTCAggtttaaatcaattaaattaaaggaaaaaaaaagaaaaaaaagaaagtaaatgtcAGCCAGGAATTTTCTTACCAGATAGCATCTAAAGCTTCGATCTATGGGTCTCCCATTTCAATTCATGCCTTCTATTCCTAAAATTAGAACACGACAAGACAAGCAGATTATTTTGTACCATCAAGGAGTACAAAATTAATAACTTGACCTTAGCAGCAGATCCTTAGATCAAAGTAACCATCAAGCCAAACTGAGACTCAAAAATCCCTATAAAAACtgaaaccctaaccctaatcgtttttaacaaaaaaaaaagtactggTATAAGATCTAGAAAAGAGAAACCAAAACAGAGAAGACTGATTGCATGAAATAAAATAGTGAAAGGAGAAATTGTACCTGAAGGGGTTCTAGCAAAAGATGGGAAATTTCAGAGAAAAAGCTTCCAAGGGCGCTGCTTCGTCGAAAGTTTCCGGTTTAATCAATGGCAGGTAGATGAGGTCTTTGTTTTGCAGCTGAAGATGGGCAAAAGTGAGGAGATCAGATGTTGTACGTGGAAGGAAGTGAGTGGAGAAATGTGGTAACGGATAGatatattctttgattttttattctttcgttgaattttattttgtgaggaaatgaACGGTCAGAGAAAAAGCAAGGAAAGTCAagcttgattttatttaatgcaTTTGATCCAACGGACAGAATCCTTCCTTCTTAGCACACGGAATTGCCCTATCCGGACCTCATTTGCCGaccaaaatattatattatatttggagttgtctttttcttattttattttaatatgggACAAAGgatgcaagaaaaatatttatttgtggtCCCCAGTGGAAAAGGCTCGGCCCAGGTTCAAATGGCTAATGGCTAAGTTGTAGGAGTCGGCTAAAAAATACGGGTGCGAtgctcctctcctctctttacAGACCAGGCCTCCTTTACTTTTGACTCTTGAGAAAACTACTAGATTTGTGGCCTGTGGTTAACCGCAGgccggaaaaaaaatactaaaaactaataattaagattttgagGTATTGGTTTAATAggcaatttaaataatataaataaaaggaatacaatgacaataaaaaaaattaacaatagaaaatttgtaaaatatcCTGACTTGAGCATATCCAAATTACTAAATAATTCAAagctaactaaaaaaaataatttttttttaaaaaaaccagttAAAAATGACCAATTACGTTGCAATTTTTGACAACACAAGGCACGAACTCAATTTTAAGATGGAAGATAATCACAGGCATACCTGCAAGCACCCTCAACACAGATTCAAACAatgatgatggtttttttttataaaaaaaaatcagttttttttagttaacaaggtaaattaaaaatattgatgaaatcatatagttttaaaaaaattaaaaaaataaaacaaatttataaattttatgatatcgAGATTATGAAATGCAACAACtttaaatattatgattgtAAATTGTGATAAatcttgtaattttatataactTATTGGGTCAGgcaaaaaagttgaaaaaattacaacttAATTTCAAGATTTGTCACAATTTACAATCACGATAAATTTTACGTAACTTATTTGCCACAACTTAATTTCTTGAGATTTTCATGGTTGTTTCGTGCCCAATGACAGAAGCGCTTTTCTTAAAACAATTCACGGCTCATTGcatttaaaagaagaagaagctgacTCAAAATTAGTAAGCATGTCATATCAGACTCAAAACTCATGAATCAACAGGTTCCGTGATCATTAGCTCATGCAAACATGATATATAACTAAAATTCCACTGTTTCCTGTTGCTTTTCTCCTGTCCCTTTCCTTCTATTCCCCTCTTCTCTGACCTGAGAAATGTGTTCTGACATGAGAAGGTGTGCTTGAACTATTAAGTGTTAAGCTCCAACAAAACTCATATAAGGTAATATTACAACTGCTGACTGACTATTCCAGCATTCTGTCAGTTGCAATGAAATGAATTAAATCCTCAGGTAGCCATCCACAGATTGCCCTTGTTAGTCAGCCTTCTTATCTGCTTCATCAATTGCTGCCAGTCTTTCAACAAGAGGAGGATGGGAATAGTGATATGCTGAGTACCAAGGATCTGTATTCATAGATGACAAATTTTCTTCCTGAAAAGAATTGACACATTGTTCAGTCTCTGTACATTTCCACCAATTCattctatctatctatctatctgcTAATAATCCCATTAAAAGCCAGGCATTAATAAGGCCTCATCTCTTGCTAAAAGCTTACACTATCATTATGGCTGATATGTGGAAAAACATGTCATTCTAATCATGCAGGCACACAATGAACTAATGAAATATTAACAACCAGGATAAAAGAGGACCCACAGTAACAAGAGCGGATTAAATCCAAATTCTGTAttagaaaataacatattatcAACCAGAACTAAAACTTTCAGTGTTGCTGGCAGACCAACAGTCATCCAAAATGTGCTCTGTATAGTGGAAAAAACGGATTTGAAAAGAATACTCTGGCAATGTAGTACTTAGATCCCATAAACATCTGAATGCAAGAAATATGCAGGACTCCATGTCCACCACGGTTTGTCTGTTATAAGGGTACAGTAAAAAAGTAAAGTTCAATAGTTAACCTGTAGTTTCACAAGACCAGCCCGAAGAGCAGAGCCATAACCAAGCTTTTTTGCAAAAGCATCAGCCTACATTAAACAATTACATTAAGTGAGATCAAGACTTTGAGATACACACAAATGGAGGAGGGGGAGAGAGTACCTGAAATTCAAAAGCTCGACTCACTAGATTAAGACCAAAGCTTACAAGGTGTTGGAGAGGTATTACTGTATGCTGCAAATATGAAGCAAGCGACATAAACCCAACAGATTGTGACAAAAGCCAAAAATTTATATGGCATACAACTGCACCTcgcccaggaaaaaaaaaacacatgcatTTCCATTCCGCCATACAGTAATTGTTTTCATATCAGCAATACCTGAAATATGATAAGTCCAATGAGCACTGGCTGTGTATCAAACCCAAAACTTCGAAAGAGATCAGTTGAGTTCCTCACAAGAGTGTATCCTCCAAATTGTAAAAAAGTAAGAATCTGCAGAACATAAGAgtatacaacaacaaaaataaatcatacacCAGTTAAAAAAGCTTGCAGATAAAGTCAAAGGACATCTAAAGGAGGATGGTTGGAAAATCCTCACACAAAACACCAAACTCCAATACCGAATACAAATTGAGATTCAGCAATATGTTTTAGAATTTTAGCATGTCTTAAATTTCTCACGTGCTTCAATCCAAGATTTGTTAGCACTATTTTCTCATCAGGCTTATGAACAAATCCTCTGTGGTTTGAATCTCAAATCAAAGGATTTAGAGTCTCAAAAGTGCAAGAGCATCCATGTCCAATTTTTCACCGAGCCTTTTCTCAATGATAGAATTCAGACAAATGCCTTTCGGATGGTATAAATGGTATTCAATGAGAATTTTGTGCACATATAGgagcaaattaaaaatcaataagcaAGAAAACAATTACTGCATACCTGCACAGCAATAAATGAGTACATTGTATGATTGAGTTTCCAGTGCCCCAGTTCATGGGCAATAACAGCTACAATTTCCTCATCATTTTTGCACTGCAAAGAATCAGAGAATCATATAGGTGTAAAGATACTTTCACGGCATAAGGAAAACCAAAGCCACATTTCAACCATAAATTCTAGATGAGGGCACAAACTAAATGGTTCAGCACAAAGTTGCCCAGACTTCCAGGAAGAGTAGGAGATTAAGAAACTGGTATATAGATTGCAAAATTAACCTAGTCCTTACATAAATCACAAAGAACATGCTTCTTGTGATGAATGATATGTCCACCAAACAGGTCCTCCCTGGATGAACAGCTACTGTGTGCTTGTTAAACAACACAATAATCTGTTTTTCTAGGACTACATGGATgttggtattaatttttttaaacaggaAAAGAGCCACACCCACACACCTCCTCAGAACTACAGAAAAGTAAAATCCAAGACAAGCACCATGATTTTATCTATTTGAATTTGCCAGGGAGATGTATAAGATCTGAAAAGGCTCTAAATTGAGGCAGGACCACCAAAAATGACCACAGTCAGCAGACCACACCCGTTAGGTTCATAATCTGGCCAATTACAAGAAATTTCCAGTATTTCACTTCCCAGAAATAGAAAAATCCAACCTTTCATTCTTAGGTTTTGAGTtgataattttggaagaaaagtATCAgataagagttaaaaaaattagtttaagatcTGATCAAATCCAGACCTCAAGATCAGGAATTTAGAACTTCCAAAGATTGGTTTCAGTGGAGAAGGCTCGTTAAGAGATTAGATGAAACTGAGATCATGAAAGAAACGTAGCAAATGAGGAAGATGGGAAACCTGAAACCAGACTAAAATTCACCAGATCACTCACTATATAAGCTCATAGGCAAAACATGTGAGGAAAGAATGTATGGCATGCAATTTAGCATTGCATCCCAACACATGCAAGAAACTAAGGCTGAATATTTTTGTTCCCttccaccaaaaataaaatgttacaGGGCCATACATAGCCTATCTGGGAGGATATTTcctagaaaaattattcataattaaGTAACTAAAGGGGGTTCTTTTGAGGAGACACAAATGAGGAAGTCATCTAAGGAGGCAGCTTCCAAGTTGCTAAGCAGTAAAACACGAACAGATATGATATCCTTTTAGGGACCATTTGTCCAATCACCAAGAGGCTACTGATTCAGCAGCTTGACCAGAAACCACCAACTGGCATCTTAATGTTCAAACTTCTAGTATGTTGGACAAAGTTACATCAGAACCCTTATCCCTAAAACACAACGCTGTTTCTTCATGCTGTCATGTGAACCCGGCAATTACATTGACCAAATATCCATTCATTTTCATCATCCTGTATGTTTTTTAACTTCCAAGAAGGCAACCAACAACATGATTGAATTTAACAATTGTACTTGGTGCATAATACAATTAGGATAGTGTTAGCATTTCTAATAAAATGCTATTGTGATAATGAAACACCAGAGATGCCTATATTTCACAGATCTTGCTTCGAACTAAAGaaagttaacaaaataaaatggacataggaaaaatatataaagtctTCATGAGAATGAACTCCAAGTGCGATAAAAGGTTAATATAGACAGAATCCAGAAAGAAAGGTCTCCTCACCTGCTGAATCAATGTGTCATAAAGGACAATACGCTTGTTCTTAAAGAATCCATACATATAGGCCTGCACATTGTTGATAGAATATGAATTTGATCCACAGCAGACTAGGAAAGCACATTGCCAAACACAATCTTATTATGACAGTACAGATTACTTGACAATAAAGAAAGCACCTGCAACCATGTATGATATCAACACTACAAGAAACAAGAGTCGACTACATACCATGCATCTATCTAATGCATTTTCTCTTCAACCTACAAAAACAATTACTCTTCAAGGTGGACAGGCAAACGCATgttaaccccccccccccccacacacacacacacacaaacaaaaaagacagCAGATAGCCATGAACTTTCAATGCAAGCTCCCCTGCAATTCTGCTCTGAGTGTATACCAATACCATTAGATTACATTCACCTTAAAGAAAGGTGAATAGTTTGGCCAAGAAAAATCGATCATTCTTTTcattagaaaaacataaatagggAGGAGAAGCATTAGTTTACTTCAAGTTGGAGAAACAGCAGGGATAAGAGCAAAAACAAAGCATTGTATACCGGAAGAAAAGGTTGCAGGTAATGCTAAGAAACCCCAACAAATATACTAAAGTAAGAATCTCACATTGCTATGGCTTGACCTTGTGGATCCATCTACAACAAACAACTTCTTTAAAGGAAACTTGAGAGAGAAAGCAAGTTTCTCGATTTTCTCCCTGAGCTCTCCTTCTGGAAGCTATTTGTCATAGCATGAGCAGGGGTAAGAACAGATTAATAATCAAGCAAGACATAGGCCTGAATGATTTTCACAGGGTAAGAAATTTCAAATACTCACAGGGGTAAACTTGTTGAAAAGTGGGGCTATTAAAACTGGGTAGAGTGTCATCATCACAAGAGAAAGCACAAACATGAATGCCCATAGATAAATGGCCAGGTAAGGGCCTCCTTTCTGCAACCACGCAAGTGAAAACTCAACATAGTGAGAGAAGACTTGAGCATTCAGGAAAGCAGATAATGGAGGTGTAACTTGCAAGAGCAATTTTAGAATAAAGGCTATCAATTATTCCAAAACAACATGATTATTCAAGAATGAAAATGACCAACTGCTGTAAACAGACAGCAGTTGAATGCCGCAATTAACCGGCCACTTTATCAACATTGGCAGATGAACATACCtgtactattaaaataattgctGAAACAATTGGTGGACCAAGTAGAATGGAAAGGCAAATTCCCTTGAATAGGTCTCTAAAGAACAGCCATGTTGTTTGCTGTTAAGCAGATGGAAAATAAGTCAGAATCCTACAGGAGATGAGATATAAAATGGATAGGAATTCAAACAACTATAAGTTCTATACCAGTGCATgtacaagttaaaaaattaaaaaaagatccaCCAACACAGAATTAATACTCTAATAATTAGCGAGATGAGTAAAAATAACTGGTTATGAGAGTGAATACAAACCTTATTGAAACCATGGCGGGCCTCAATCACAAAAGTTGAATAGAGAGAGAATGGCAAATCTGTAATCTGCATGAAcatatttcaaaacaatcaatcaaataatatcaGTTGAGGAACTTAAAAACATGTACTTGTAACATGCATTTGCTTCCAAGGGTACTGCAACCACAGTACTCCAAACAATTGGAACGAATGTTATAATTACCAGCAAagatggaaaaacactgcattTTTTgcttaagaaaattaatcatataattactgtttaattaattctataagcAAACCAAATTACAATATCCATGCAAACAAAAGGTGAGGCGATATGCATGATAAATAAGATACTTATTCTAGACTTTAAAGAACACCCTTTTGAAGAggtaaaaaactcaaatattcTAAACCAAATATTGTTTGTATTAGGAAAATCATGTTGTGCCCATATTCtattacatcaaaattattagcCCTGTCTATGAACAGCATCATCAACCAGGGAGTCAGTATTATAGAGCTTAGCAAGATTCCATCAGCTCACCTCTATCAAGAAGTAGATTTGAAAGCCATTGATGTTAATGTGCACACTCTGAGCCCATATACCACAActattacataaaataaatcaacctcACCTGTCTATGTTCTTGcttaataatcttaaaaatagcTGTAAACATTATGTGCTCATTTCACATGTGAAAAGCAACACCTAACTAATTgtgcatgaaaaaaagaaaagtaaaaggaaaCTGAAATCACAGAGCATCAGTCTAAACTGTTCCACAAAAGACAGGCAGCATAAATATGGTAGTTATTATCAACTACCGTAATTAGAAATCATGTGCATACCTGTGACCATATCATAA is part of the Populus trichocarpa isolate Nisqually-1 chromosome 2, P.trichocarpa_v4.1, whole genome shotgun sequence genome and encodes:
- the LOC7497217 gene encoding protein BPS1, chloroplastic — its product is MSRPQEPHRPFFPFGNPFRMLSSKGSQLSPRLLSLLNAFEDALAARLRKLNPKDKYDVLSLAWMKLAMESLCETHTDIKTLTTELDLPVTDWDEKWIDVYLDISVKLLDICVAFSSELLRLNQGHLMLQCALHNLESNTSEKLVRARSSIDSWRQHIGSKNPRLENCKSILDGLVDSLSLPKVKNSAKGKVLMQAMYGVKIHTVFVCSVLATVFSGNSKNLLDLDVANTTMWVQAFSDLQTNVNGGIRDIFSQRKFTALKELDEVDTAVKNLYPMIQDGTRPIEAEAFSNSFSDLGRRAEKLSQGLDFLTKVVDGFFKIVLSGRDALLCNLRVSDTVADPFPGSNGEQFVR
- the LOC7497218 gene encoding CAAX prenyl protease 1 homolog isoform X1, which encodes MAFPYMEAVVGFMILMYFFETYLDLRQHAALKLPSLPKTLEGVISQEKFEKSRAYSLDKSYFNFVHEFVTILLDSAILFYAILPWFWKKSGSFLVLVGLDEENEIFNTLAFLAGVMIWSQITDLPFSLYSTFVIEARHGFNKQTTWLFFRDLFKGICLSILLGPPIVSAIILIVQKGGPYLAIYLWAFMFVLSLVMMTLYPVLIAPLFNKFTPLPEGELREKIEKLAFSLKFPLKKLFVVDGSTRSSHSNAYMYGFFKNKRIVLYDTLIQQCKNDEEIVAVIAHELGHWKLNHTMYSFIAVQILTFLQFGGYTLVRNSTDLFRSFGFDTQPVLIGLIIFQHTVIPLQHLVSFGLNLVSRAFEFQADAFAKKLGYGSALRAGLVKLQEENLSSMNTDPWYSAYHYSHPPLVERLAAIDEADKKAD
- the LOC7497218 gene encoding CAAX prenyl protease 1 homolog isoform X2, coding for MAFPYMEAVVGFMILMYFFETYLDLRQHAALKLPSLPKTLEGVISQEKFEKSRAYSLDKSYFNFVHEFVTILLDSAILFYAILPWFWKKSGSFLVLVGLDEENEIFNTLAFLAGVMIWSQITDLPFSLYSTFVIEARHGFNKQTTWLFFRDLFKGICLSILLGPPIVSAIILIVQAYMYGFFKNKRIVLYDTLIQQCKNDEEIVAVIAHELGHWKLNHTMYSFIAVQILTFLQFGGYTLVRNSTDLFRSFGFDTQPVLIGLIIFQHTVIPLQHLVSFGLNLVSRAFEFQADAFAKKLGYGSALRAGLVKLQEENLSSMNTDPWYSAYHYSHPPLVERLAAIDEADKKAD